One segment of Rhodanobacter thiooxydans DNA contains the following:
- a CDS encoding ParA family protein, with amino-acid sequence MARIIAVANQKGGVGKTTTAVNLAAALAAAKRKVLLVDLDPQGNATMASGVNKRDIKASGCEVLLEEVETAAAIVPTDAHYDLLPGNGDLTAAELKLMDALAREHRLKEVLAKVSASYHTILIDCPPSLNLLTLNALTAADGVLIPVQCEYFALEGLSSLLETVKAVRHRLNPTLEIEGLLRTMYDVRNNLGNEVSAQLTQHFGDKVLRSIIPRNVRLAEAPSHGQPIHLYDRSSRGAIAYIGLAGEVIRRERGLPRSAAPDPVDDIEPPVHGDSGPTLKAPAANHQE; translated from the coding sequence ATGGCCCGCATCATCGCTGTCGCCAACCAGAAGGGCGGCGTCGGCAAGACCACCACTGCCGTCAATCTCGCCGCTGCGCTGGCCGCCGCGAAGCGCAAGGTATTGCTGGTCGACCTGGACCCGCAGGGCAACGCCACCATGGCCTCGGGCGTCAACAAGCGCGACATCAAGGCGAGCGGCTGCGAGGTGCTGCTGGAAGAGGTGGAGACCGCTGCGGCGATCGTGCCCACCGACGCGCACTACGACCTGCTGCCGGGCAACGGCGACCTCACCGCGGCCGAGCTGAAGCTGATGGACGCACTGGCGCGCGAGCATCGGCTGAAGGAAGTGCTGGCCAAGGTTTCGGCCAGTTACCACACCATCCTGATCGACTGCCCGCCGTCGCTGAACCTGCTCACGCTGAACGCGCTGACCGCCGCCGATGGCGTGCTGATTCCGGTGCAGTGCGAATACTTCGCGCTGGAAGGCCTGTCCAGCCTGCTGGAGACCGTCAAGGCGGTGCGCCACCGACTCAACCCGACGCTGGAGATCGAGGGCCTGCTGCGCACCATGTACGACGTGCGCAACAACCTCGGCAACGAAGTCTCCGCTCAGCTCACCCAGCATTTCGGCGACAAGGTGCTGCGCTCGATCATCCCGCGCAACGTGCGCCTGGCCGAGGCGCCCAGCCACGGCCAGCCGATCCATCTGTACGATCGCAGCTCGCGCGGCGCGATCGCCTATATCGGCCTGGCCGGCGAGGTGATCCGGCGCGAGCGCGGGCTGCCGCGCAGCGCGGCGCCCGATCCGGTCGACGACATCGAACCGCCCGTGCACGGCGACAGCGGCCCGACGCTCAAGGCGCCGGCCGCCAACCATCAGGAATAA
- a CDS encoding ABC transporter ATP-binding protein, whose amino-acid sequence MAAVRLDQLRKVYPNGHVGVADASFEIADGELLVLVGPSGCGKTTLLRMIAGLESISGGTLSIDGRVVNDVAPKDRDIAMVFQNYALYPHMTVAENLGFGLKLRGHKRAEIDRRVAAAAKTLELEARLASRPAALSGGQRQRVALGRALVREPKVFLLDEPLSNLDAKLRLSMRVEIARLHRQLGATMVYVTHDQIEAMTLGQRIVVLDGGVIQQIDTPMNLYDKPANLFVAGFVGSPAMNQLHGTLRLADGWQLATAHGDIALGEPAQAAAWQLWRDREVVLGIRPEDLQPQDAAAALSAQLEVIESVGNEIFLNLRYGDQALVSRVAPRALPAPGATLALGLAAERLHLFDAASGNRIGA is encoded by the coding sequence ATGGCCGCCGTACGTCTGGATCAGCTGCGCAAGGTCTACCCGAACGGCCACGTCGGCGTGGCTGACGCCAGCTTCGAGATTGCCGACGGCGAGCTGCTGGTGCTGGTGGGGCCGTCCGGCTGCGGCAAGACCACCCTGCTGCGCATGATCGCCGGGCTGGAGTCGATCAGCGGCGGCACGCTGAGCATCGATGGCCGTGTGGTCAATGATGTTGCGCCGAAGGACCGCGACATCGCGATGGTGTTCCAGAACTACGCGCTGTACCCGCACATGACGGTGGCCGAGAACCTCGGCTTCGGCCTGAAGCTGCGCGGGCACAAACGGGCCGAGATCGACCGCCGCGTGGCGGCGGCGGCGAAGACGCTGGAGCTGGAAGCGCGGCTGGCGTCGCGTCCGGCCGCACTGTCCGGCGGCCAGCGCCAGCGCGTGGCGCTGGGCCGGGCGCTGGTGCGCGAGCCCAAGGTGTTCCTGCTGGACGAACCGCTGTCCAACCTGGACGCCAAGCTGCGCCTGTCGATGCGGGTGGAGATCGCGCGGCTGCACCGCCAGCTCGGCGCCACCATGGTCTACGTCACCCACGACCAGATCGAGGCGATGACCCTGGGCCAGCGCATCGTGGTGCTGGACGGAGGGGTGATCCAGCAGATCGACACGCCGATGAACCTATATGACAAGCCGGCCAACCTGTTCGTGGCCGGCTTCGTCGGTAGCCCGGCGATGAACCAGCTGCACGGCACGCTCAGGCTGGCCGATGGCTGGCAGCTGGCCACCGCGCACGGCGACATCGCGCTGGGTGAGCCCGCGCAGGCGGCGGCCTGGCAGCTGTGGCGCGACCGCGAGGTGGTGCTGGGCATCCGCCCGGAGGACCTGCAGCCGCAGGATGCCGCCGCCGCGCTCAGCGCACAGCTGGAAGTCATCGAGTCGGTCGGCAACGAAATCTTCCTGAACCTGCGCTACGGCGACCAGGCGCTGGTTTCGCGGGTGGCGCCGCGGGCCCTGCCCGCACCGGGCGCGACGTTGGCACTGGGTCTGGCGGCCGAGCGGCTGCACCTGTTCGATGCCGCCAGCGGCAACCGGATCGGCGCCTGA
- the rsmG gene encoding 16S rRNA (guanine(527)-N(7))-methyltransferase RsmG, giving the protein MTTRDALRTQLEQGIAALGLSLPADAVPRLLDYQALLERWNAAYNLTAVRDPAEMVTRHLLDSLAILPYVQGATLADLGTGPGLPGIVLAIAAPGRQILLVDSNGKKVRFLREAIRALKLEGVRALQSRVEDVEGRYDCVTARAFASLADMLGWGGHLLAPDGIWLAMKGKRPDEELPGIPAGFALRGTHELTVPGLPAERHLLVLGRAV; this is encoded by the coding sequence ATGACCACGCGCGACGCCTTGCGGACCCAACTCGAACAGGGCATCGCCGCGCTGGGCCTGTCGCTGCCGGCCGACGCGGTGCCGCGACTGCTCGACTACCAGGCCCTGCTCGAACGCTGGAACGCGGCCTACAACCTCACCGCCGTGCGCGACCCGGCGGAGATGGTCACCCGCCACCTGCTCGATTCGCTGGCGATCCTGCCCTACGTGCAGGGCGCCACCCTGGCCGACCTGGGCACCGGCCCCGGCCTGCCCGGCATCGTGCTGGCGATCGCCGCGCCGGGCCGGCAGATCCTGCTGGTCGATTCCAACGGCAAGAAGGTGCGCTTCCTGCGCGAGGCGATCCGCGCGCTGAAGCTGGAGGGCGTGCGCGCGCTGCAGTCGCGGGTGGAAGACGTCGAGGGCCGGTACGACTGCGTCACCGCGCGCGCGTTCGCCAGCCTCGCCGACATGCTCGGCTGGGGCGGCCACCTGCTGGCGCCGGACGGGATCTGGCTGGCGATGAAGGGCAAGCGGCCGGACGAGGAACTGCCGGGGATTCCGGCCGGTTTCGCGCTGCGCGGCACGCATGAATTGACGGTGCCGGGGCTGCCGGCCGAACGCCACCTGCTGGTGCTCGGCCGCGCCGTGTGA
- a CDS encoding ParB/RepB/Spo0J family partition protein: MAAAKKRGLGRGLDALLGGDGDAAPSVLTQEGELRVLPIQQIQPGKYQPRRHWNDEALDELAASIKAQGLIQPVVVREIGKNSYELIAGERRWRAAQRAQLGELPALVKAVPEAAVPAMALIENIQRQDLTPLEEADALKRLIDDFDLTHQQAADAVGRSRASVSNMLRLTEMPESIKRLLDDGKLEMGHARCLLTLEESIAVPLARQASTLGWSVRELEEAARRAQTAPKGKAKSAPRDPNISALERELAERFATRVELAQGRGGHGKLVIHYHSNDELEGILGKMR; the protein is encoded by the coding sequence ATGGCAGCTGCGAAAAAACGTGGATTGGGCCGCGGGCTCGACGCCCTGCTCGGCGGCGACGGCGATGCCGCGCCGTCGGTGCTGACCCAGGAAGGCGAGCTGCGCGTGCTGCCGATCCAGCAGATCCAGCCCGGCAAGTACCAGCCGCGGCGGCACTGGAACGACGAGGCGCTGGACGAACTGGCCGCCTCGATCAAGGCGCAGGGTCTGATCCAGCCGGTGGTGGTGCGCGAGATCGGCAAGAACAGCTACGAGCTGATCGCCGGCGAACGCCGCTGGCGGGCGGCGCAGCGCGCCCAGCTGGGCGAACTGCCGGCGCTGGTGAAGGCGGTGCCGGAGGCCGCGGTGCCGGCGATGGCGCTGATCGAGAACATCCAGCGCCAGGACCTCACCCCGCTGGAAGAAGCCGACGCGCTGAAGCGGCTGATCGACGACTTCGACCTCACCCACCAGCAGGCCGCCGACGCGGTGGGCCGTTCGCGTGCCTCGGTGTCGAACATGCTGCGGCTCACCGAGATGCCGGAGTCGATCAAGCGCCTGCTCGACGACGGCAAGCTGGAAATGGGCCACGCCCGTTGCCTGCTGACCCTGGAAGAATCCATCGCCGTGCCGCTGGCGCGCCAGGCCTCGACCCTGGGCTGGTCGGTGCGCGAGCTGGAAGAAGCCGCGCGCCGCGCGCAGACCGCGCCGAAAGGCAAGGCGAAGAGCGCGCCGCGCGATCCGAACATCAGCGCGCTGGAGCGCGAACTGGCCGAACGCTTCGCCACCCGCGTCGAGCTGGCGCAGGGCCGTGGCGGCCACGGCAAGCTGGTGATCCACTACCACAGCAACGACGAGCTGGAAGGCATCCTCGGCAAGATGCGTTGA
- a CDS encoding LacI family DNA-binding transcriptional regulator, translating into MSATIKDVAREAKVSVASVSRALNGGRGVTAATSQRIHEAARRLHYVPHAAARMLITRRTNTVGALLPDLYGEFFSELIRGIDLAARARGLHLLVSSSHDDADAAAAALRAMQGRVDGLLLMSPHADADFLRQNLPQDLPTVLMNTRLAGTGYCALSVDNDGGARLMVEHLLSLGHRCIAFIQGPPGNRDAGERERGYHEALASRAPGSTAITLCGDFSEESGYRAGQQVLAMRPRPDAVFAANDMMAIGCMAALRDAGICVPEEIAVSGFDDVPMARYVTPPLTTIQVHIAELGGQAMELLGEQIDNPGSVPAGTRRHVGAELVVRASSGAPIA; encoded by the coding sequence ATGTCGGCAACCATCAAAGACGTGGCGCGCGAGGCCAAGGTATCCGTGGCCTCGGTGTCGCGTGCGCTGAATGGTGGCCGCGGGGTGACCGCGGCGACCAGCCAGCGCATCCATGAGGCTGCGCGGCGCCTGCACTACGTGCCGCATGCCGCGGCGCGCATGCTGATCACCCGCCGCACCAACACGGTCGGTGCACTGCTGCCGGACTTGTACGGCGAGTTTTTCTCCGAGCTGATCCGTGGCATCGACCTGGCCGCGCGGGCACGCGGCCTCCATTTGCTGGTTTCCAGTTCGCACGACGACGCCGATGCCGCCGCCGCCGCCCTGCGCGCCATGCAGGGCCGGGTCGATGGGCTGTTGCTGATGTCACCGCACGCCGATGCCGACTTCCTGCGGCAGAACCTGCCGCAGGATCTGCCCACCGTGCTGATGAACACCCGGCTGGCCGGCACCGGCTACTGCGCGTTGTCGGTAGACAACGACGGCGGCGCCCGGCTGATGGTCGAACACCTGCTGTCGCTGGGCCACCGGTGCATCGCCTTCATCCAGGGGCCGCCCGGCAACCGCGACGCCGGCGAGCGCGAACGCGGCTACCACGAGGCGCTGGCCAGCCGTGCGCCGGGCAGCACGGCCATCACCCTGTGCGGCGATTTCAGCGAGGAATCCGGTTACCGCGCCGGCCAGCAGGTACTGGCGATGCGACCACGGCCGGACGCCGTGTTCGCCGCCAACGACATGATGGCGATCGGCTGCATGGCGGCGCTGCGCGACGCCGGGATCTGCGTGCCGGAGGAGATCGCCGTCAGCGGCTTCGACGACGTGCCGATGGCGCGCTATGTAACGCCGCCGCTGACCACGATCCAGGTGCACATCGCCGAACTCGGTGGCCAGGCGATGGAGCTGCTGGGCGAGCAGATCGACAACCCCGGCAGCGTGCCGGCCGGCACCCGCCGCCACGTCGGTGCCGAACTGGTCGTGCGCGCGTCCAGCGGAGCGCCGATCGCCTAG
- a CDS encoding sigma-70 family RNA polymerase sigma factor, with product MKRLGPVSWVVNSRQRQFEALTRAHAGDLYRFAYWLCGQDALAQDLVQETLLRAWKSLDALREAESAKPWLLTILRREHARLYERKPMDTVELDDNLAEDAAWANPERHGAAAELREAMSKLPHKYREPLLLQVLGGMSCDEIAAELGQQPGAVMTQLFRARQKLKSILQGGHAEVQHGLS from the coding sequence ATGAAGCGCCTCGGGCCGGTCTCCTGGGTGGTGAATTCCCGACAACGTCAATTCGAGGCGCTGACCCGCGCGCACGCCGGCGACCTGTACCGTTTCGCCTACTGGCTGTGCGGGCAGGACGCGCTGGCCCAGGATCTGGTGCAGGAGACCCTGCTGCGCGCGTGGAAAAGCCTCGACGCGCTGCGCGAGGCCGAGTCCGCCAAGCCGTGGCTGCTGACCATCCTGCGCCGCGAACACGCACGTCTGTACGAGCGCAAGCCGATGGATACCGTCGAGCTGGACGACAATCTCGCCGAAGACGCTGCGTGGGCCAACCCCGAACGCCACGGCGCCGCCGCCGAACTGCGTGAAGCCATGTCGAAACTGCCGCACAAATACCGCGAACCACTGCTGCTGCAGGTACTGGGCGGCATGAGCTGCGACGAGATCGCCGCCGAGCTGGGCCAGCAGCCCGGCGCGGTGATGACCCAGTTGTTCCGCGCGCGGCAGAAGCTGAAATCCATCCTGCAGGGCGGGCATGCGGAGGTGCAGCATGGACTGTCTTGA
- a CDS encoding DUF3379 family protein: MDCLEFRRRLGAEPHVRDPEGLAHRDDCAACRAAWERAQSFEHALQGALDVPVPEGLAERVLLAQATGQRQHAVRRHRVALALAASLLLALGVGGYGWRQLDAHSLPALAVAHMPGEIHSLDLVQPIAAPAIAAGFADRGVSLHGPAPADVTYVHDCPVGPYKTVHLVSRVDGTPVAVLYLPHKQVAKASDFHRGSWHGRIVPLQHGTLVMLTDRGGAPHFDAVAQGWRMAIDGVGGAQIAGSGAVDGEPGRLAP; this comes from the coding sequence ATGGACTGTCTTGAGTTCCGCCGCCGCCTCGGCGCCGAGCCACATGTGCGCGATCCCGAAGGTCTCGCGCACCGCGACGACTGCGCCGCGTGCAGGGCCGCGTGGGAGCGTGCGCAATCTTTCGAGCATGCGCTGCAGGGCGCGCTGGACGTGCCGGTGCCCGAAGGCCTCGCCGAGCGCGTATTGCTTGCCCAGGCCACCGGCCAGCGCCAGCACGCCGTGCGTCGGCACCGCGTCGCGTTGGCGCTGGCCGCCTCACTGCTGCTCGCGCTCGGCGTCGGTGGCTACGGCTGGCGGCAGCTGGATGCGCACTCGCTGCCCGCGCTGGCGGTGGCGCACATGCCGGGCGAGATCCACTCGCTCGACCTCGTCCAGCCGATCGCCGCACCGGCCATCGCCGCCGGCTTCGCCGATCGCGGCGTCAGCCTGCACGGCCCTGCCCCCGCCGACGTCACCTACGTGCACGACTGCCCGGTCGGCCCGTACAAGACCGTGCACCTGGTCAGCCGCGTCGACGGCACGCCAGTCGCCGTGCTGTACCTGCCGCACAAGCAGGTGGCGAAGGCCAGCGACTTCCATCGCGGCAGTTGGCACGGCCGCATCGTGCCACTGCAACACGGCACCCTGGTGATGCTCACCGATCGTGGTGGCGCGCCGCATTTCGATGCGGTGGCGCAAGGGTGGCGGATGGCGATTGATGGGGTGGGTGGGGCGCAGATTGCGGGAAGCGGCGCGGTGGACGGGGAGCCGGGGCGGTTGGCGCCTTGA
- a CDS encoding SPFH domain-containing protein has protein sequence MMTLLTLLLVIPAALLASAVRRVPAGQVYSLYRHGRLLRVLQAGTHLVLPLLDRVGHKINLAGQTLRFEEPLADAHDVRGTVYWQVLEPERADAVFEQVDQLIRRGAQEALRSEPVADHRDLGAKVKQSLNSALRERGMMVTRVELDVA, from the coding sequence ATGATGACTTTGCTGACCTTGTTGCTCGTGATCCCCGCCGCACTGCTTGCCAGTGCGGTCAGGCGCGTGCCGGCCGGCCAGGTCTACAGCCTGTATCGCCACGGCCGACTGCTGCGCGTGCTGCAGGCGGGCACGCACCTGGTGCTGCCGCTGCTGGATCGGGTCGGGCACAAGATCAACCTGGCCGGCCAGACCCTGCGTTTCGAGGAGCCGCTGGCCGATGCGCACGACGTGCGCGGCACGGTGTACTGGCAGGTGCTGGAGCCGGAACGCGCCGACGCGGTGTTCGAGCAGGTCGACCAGCTGATCCGCCGCGGCGCGCAGGAAGCGCTGCGCAGCGAGCCGGTGGCCGATCACCGCGACCTCGGCGCGAAAGTAAAGCAGTCCCTGAACAGCGCGCTGCGCGAGCGCGGCATGATGGTGACCCGGGTCGAGCTCGACGTGGCCTGA
- a CDS encoding tetratricopeptide repeat protein translates to MAVRPSFFAELKRRNVLRAGVLYAGTVWAFGQGLSQFSPAVGLPDWATRWFLIAAATGFPFWIAFAWFYEFTPQGLKRESEIASDDSIARSTGRRLDKWIIAVLVVAVVLLLTNTFVWRKGAGLASDSALASAPAKSIAVLPFEDLSPGHDHGYFSAGMAEELLNALARVQDLKVAGRASSFYYGSRNADLRTIGKALDVSNVLEGSVRSQGDEVRISVQLVRTHDGFEVWSQSYDGDMRNIFGVQERIARAITDHLKIVLTGSEQARLVPVATTSAEAYADFVTAQELVNRRTGDSLPRAIGLLQKATTLDPNFARAWSKLAVAYAVLSQYTGNDWKASWRASDDAAHHALALDPSAAEAYAALSYNQFSQRHYLAMVEPMQRALTLAPDNSAVNYWASNELAAMGRTRDAEVRIDVALANDPVNPLLLFYKSMLRWREGDQAGALAYIHRGGVADSAFGALMLEFYAAAHGDLAGSARQFADSTSQMGTKIPAADLQAIYRGTYGDVARHQTALKILDAHLDDDWTPTMLLQLDEPKHSFDLYEHGHSGLSDAYLNWLWQPEPWSRKARQAPAFQGFAQRIGMVAYWKQYGWPDLCKPAPEKGSDGFVCQ, encoded by the coding sequence GTGGCCGTGCGTCCATCCTTCTTCGCGGAACTGAAGCGCCGCAACGTGCTGCGCGCAGGCGTGCTTTACGCGGGCACGGTGTGGGCGTTCGGACAGGGGCTGTCGCAATTCAGCCCGGCGGTCGGGTTGCCGGATTGGGCGACGCGATGGTTCCTGATCGCCGCGGCGACCGGCTTTCCCTTCTGGATCGCGTTCGCGTGGTTCTACGAATTCACTCCGCAAGGTCTGAAACGCGAAAGCGAGATCGCATCGGACGATTCGATCGCACGCTCCACCGGCCGCAGGCTGGACAAGTGGATCATCGCGGTGCTGGTGGTGGCGGTGGTGTTGTTGCTCACCAATACTTTCGTCTGGCGCAAGGGTGCGGGATTGGCGAGCGATTCCGCGCTCGCAAGCGCTCCCGCCAAGTCCATTGCGGTGCTGCCGTTCGAAGATCTCAGTCCCGGGCACGACCATGGCTATTTCTCGGCCGGCATGGCCGAGGAACTGCTGAATGCGCTGGCGCGCGTGCAGGATCTGAAAGTTGCCGGTCGCGCGTCCTCTTTCTACTACGGCAGCCGAAACGCCGACCTGCGCACGATCGGCAAAGCGCTGGATGTGAGCAATGTGCTGGAAGGTTCGGTGCGCAGCCAGGGCGATGAGGTGCGCATCAGCGTGCAACTGGTCCGCACCCATGATGGTTTCGAGGTATGGTCGCAAAGCTACGACGGTGACATGCGCAATATCTTCGGCGTGCAGGAGCGCATCGCGCGCGCGATCACCGATCACCTGAAGATCGTCCTGACTGGCAGCGAGCAGGCAAGACTGGTGCCGGTAGCGACCACCAGCGCCGAAGCCTATGCGGATTTCGTGACTGCGCAGGAACTGGTCAACCGACGCACTGGTGACAGCTTGCCGCGCGCTATTGGGTTGCTGCAGAAAGCCACCACGCTCGACCCGAATTTTGCGCGCGCCTGGTCCAAGCTCGCGGTCGCCTACGCGGTGCTGTCGCAATACACGGGGAACGATTGGAAAGCGAGCTGGCGAGCGTCCGATGACGCTGCACATCATGCGCTCGCGCTTGATCCGAGCGCGGCAGAAGCCTACGCCGCGCTCAGTTACAACCAGTTTTCGCAACGACATTACCTGGCGATGGTGGAGCCCATGCAACGCGCGCTGACATTGGCGCCCGACAATTCCGCGGTGAATTACTGGGCGTCCAACGAGCTGGCGGCGATGGGTCGAACCCGTGATGCCGAGGTGCGGATCGACGTCGCCCTCGCCAACGATCCGGTCAACCCGCTGCTGCTGTTCTACAAAAGCATGTTGCGTTGGCGCGAAGGCGATCAGGCCGGGGCGCTGGCCTACATCCATCGCGGCGGTGTGGCGGATTCCGCATTCGGCGCGTTGATGCTGGAGTTCTATGCCGCCGCACATGGCGACCTGGCGGGCTCTGCCCGGCAGTTTGCCGATTCGACGAGCCAAATGGGCACAAAGATTCCCGCCGCCGATCTGCAGGCGATCTATCGCGGCACTTATGGCGACGTCGCACGGCACCAAACTGCGCTGAAAATCCTCGATGCGCATCTGGATGACGACTGGACCCCGACGATGCTATTGCAACTGGACGAGCCGAAGCATTCTTTCGATTTGTATGAGCACGGCCACAGCGGCCTGTCCGATGCGTACCTCAATTGGCTGTGGCAGCCGGAACCCTGGTCGCGCAAGGCGCGCCAGGCGCCCGCATTCCAGGGCTTCGCGCAGCGCATCGGAATGGTTGCCTACTGGAAACAATACGGCTGGCCGGATCTGTGCAAACCTGCCCCCGAAAAAGGGTCTGATGGTTTCGTTTGCCAATGA
- a CDS encoding GH1 family beta-glucosidase, translating into MTPPGFRFPDGFHWGAATSAYQIEGSPLADGAGPSIWQRFAHTPGMMANGDTGDVACDHYRRYQGDVQLMKALGLKGYRFSINWARVLPEGTGRVNPKGLDFYSRLVDQLLENGIAPNATLFHWDLPAALDDRGGWLNRDSAHWFAEYAEVMFKALDDRVPRWSTLNEPWVVTDGGYLHGALAPGHRNKYEAPIAAHNLMRASGAGIQAYRAHGKHEIGVVFNIEPKYPHSDRAEDLAATARAHAYMNQQFADPALLGSYPPELKEIFDDAWPDFPQDDFKLTKQPVDFVGINYYTRAVVRHDPNQYPLQAAPVRQPNRTYTETGWEVFEQGLTDTLSWFKQRYGDIPLYITENGSAFYDPPVAENGVLDDPLRMNYLRKHLKAMHKAIEAGVNLKGYYAWSLLDNLEWSLGFSRRFGLYHVDFATQQRTAKASAKLYAQVIASNGAVLDD; encoded by the coding sequence ATGACGCCCCCCGGCTTCCGCTTCCCCGACGGCTTCCACTGGGGCGCCGCCACTTCCGCCTACCAGATCGAGGGTTCGCCGCTGGCCGACGGCGCCGGCCCCAGCATCTGGCAGCGCTTCGCGCACACGCCGGGGATGATGGCCAACGGCGACACCGGCGATGTCGCCTGCGACCACTACCGCCGCTACCAGGGTGACGTGCAGCTGATGAAGGCGCTGGGCCTCAAGGGCTACCGCTTCAGCATCAACTGGGCGCGCGTGCTGCCCGAAGGCACCGGCCGGGTCAATCCGAAGGGGCTGGATTTCTATTCGCGGCTGGTGGATCAATTGCTGGAAAACGGCATCGCGCCGAACGCCACGCTGTTCCACTGGGACCTGCCGGCGGCGCTGGACGACCGCGGCGGCTGGCTCAACCGCGACAGCGCGCACTGGTTTGCCGAGTACGCCGAGGTGATGTTCAAGGCGCTGGACGACCGCGTGCCACGCTGGTCCACGCTCAACGAACCCTGGGTGGTCACCGACGGCGGCTACCTGCACGGCGCGCTGGCGCCGGGCCATCGCAACAAGTACGAGGCGCCGATCGCCGCGCACAACCTGATGCGCGCCAGCGGCGCGGGCATCCAGGCGTATCGCGCACATGGAAAACACGAGATCGGCGTGGTGTTCAACATCGAGCCGAAGTACCCGCACTCGGACCGCGCCGAGGATCTCGCCGCCACGGCCCGCGCGCACGCCTACATGAACCAGCAGTTCGCCGACCCGGCGCTGCTGGGCAGCTACCCGCCGGAGCTGAAGGAGATCTTCGATGACGCGTGGCCGGATTTCCCGCAAGACGATTTCAAACTGACGAAGCAGCCCGTCGACTTCGTCGGCATCAACTACTACACCCGCGCCGTGGTGAGGCACGACCCGAACCAGTACCCGCTACAGGCCGCGCCGGTACGCCAGCCGAACAGGACCTACACCGAGACCGGCTGGGAAGTGTTCGAGCAGGGCCTGACCGACACGCTGAGCTGGTTCAAGCAGCGCTACGGCGACATCCCGCTGTACATCACCGAGAATGGTTCGGCGTTCTACGACCCGCCGGTGGCCGAGAACGGCGTACTCGACGATCCGCTGCGCATGAACTACCTGCGCAAGCACCTCAAGGCCATGCACAAGGCGATCGAGGCTGGCGTCAACCTGAAGGGCTATTACGCCTGGTCGCTGCTGGACAACCTGGAGTGGTCGCTGGGCTTCTCCCGGCGCTTCGGCCTGTACCACGTCGATTTCGCCACCCAGCAGCGCACAGCCAAGGCCAGCGCGAAGCTGTACGCGCAGGTGATCGCAAGCAACGGCGCCGTGCTGGACGACTGA